From the Methanobacterium sp. BAmetb5 genome, the window TACTACCTTATAAAAGGAGTGGAAAAGGAGGGGAGATGATTGGCTGTGAAAAAATGGAAACTGAAAAAGGGAGCCAACTGCTACAACTGTGGTGATGCCACCATCCACGATATCGAAGTGGACGAATTCGATATTAAAATAAGATGCCGTGACTGTGGTTTCAGCCGTTATTACTCATTCCACATGGTAGATCTACCCCGTAAATGTGATGTAGATTGAAGATACGAACCCGGAACTAAAACTGGAATTTAAAAATAGAATTAGATGAGAATTAAAAAAAATATCAGGATTTAAAAAAATAATAGGCATTGAATGCCTATTTGATTTCGACTTTGAAACTTTCGGTTTTTTCCTGTTTAGGTATTTCCACCTTGAGGACCCCATTTTCATATTCCGCCTCAGCTTCCTGGGGGATGACCTTTTTGGGGAGTCTTACTGTTCTTCTAACCACTCCTGATTTTCGGTCATGGAGGGTTAAATGGCTTCCCCGGTTGATTTCCTGAGTTATGTCAAAAGCCGCTTTGATACGGACCCTGGTTTCAGTGACATCCAAGTCTATGTCTTCCTTTTTTATACCCGGCAGGTCCACGTGAACAATTACACTATCGTCTGTTTCCAGAATATCCTTTCCCGGGACGAAAGTATAGTCAACAACTGATTTTCCAATGTCTTTGCTGATACTGTCAATGGCTTTAGCCGTATCTTCCATCATCTTCTCAACAAAGCCCTTCTTATCCAAAATAGTACGTTTCTTCTTCATTTATATTCACCTCATTGTTATGAGTACAACCTCGTTTTGAGTCAATTTTATTATACTCCCCCATCAATTATATAAAATTTCCCTAAAACCCACACAAAAAACACAGCAATATATCTAACCAAGGGATACACAATAATAAAATATCTCTAACCAAGGGGTACACACCAAAAAGACCAAGTAAAGATTGGATTAAGGTACCCAATATTCAATTAACATCTTTAAAATATCTGAGCACCGTTGAAGTGTCAGGATGTTATAGTAATGGAGGATTAAACTCATGACCGTAATAATTGACCC encodes:
- a CDS encoding Hsp20/alpha crystallin family protein; the protein is MKKKRTILDKKGFVEKMMEDTAKAIDSISKDIGKSVVDYTFVPGKDILETDDSVIVHVDLPGIKKEDIDLDVTETRVRIKAAFDITQEINRGSHLTLHDRKSGVVRRTVRLPKKVIPQEAEAEYENGVLKVEIPKQEKTESFKVEIK